The Leptodactylus fuscus isolate aLepFus1 chromosome 5, aLepFus1.hap2, whole genome shotgun sequence genome segment acttacctgcacagaagtgctgcccctgccactcctccttcttctcgctcctcttctttctcctatacatgccttcagagcgccttgCGCcttggagagtgtgggcaggtactggaaggggagacgtgagtgatgcactcacgtttccccgcccacactctccgaagccacaacaagccctgcctactcccatcatctctaacactaacctaggcaggtgggggcgcgcacggcgctctgaaggcatgtcaatgagagaagaccggagcaagaagaacggggagcggcagcggatctgtgcaggtatgcGGACAACAGGGgcgctaagtagccgggggatttttctttttaatcactacacagcgtggagtccaaaaatttaaacaagtagtgtgtagtgaataggatcatttttaaaatcggatcttcgataattaaaaagaatcccattgacttgcatcgggatcgggtttgaatggaaaatgatcggaaatcggattttaaaaacgatcctgaaatttcaagatcagctcaaccctaggtaTTGTTCACTGCAAGGCTTGCTGAGTGGAATTGGTCGTGATACATGTGACTCAGTGGACTGTCTGAAAATTACATATACCATAGCAAGTTTATTTTCTGTGTACTGCTGTGTTAGATCTATTGGCACAATTTAGAACCTTTTCCCCCTTGGGTCTGTGTACTTAGGTGCTTTAATTAAAAATCTAGGACTCGCATAACTTGCTCACTCCCGAGCTTGTTGCACTGACTGGCTTCTGTATATGCGGAGTTACGAGCAGGAGGGAACATCCCTGTAAGTACcttattttttcactttcctaCTTTACAGTTCGATGTATTTGGGATAATGGCTGGCAGTATTGGAGTTTGCTTCAGTGCACGGTCAGCCATATGTATGCACTACTGGAGCAAGAATTCCAGGGTGACTACCACAGCCGCAGATGTGACCATGTTACCTATCTGGAGGCTCATGGAAGAGTAAAAAGCAAGATTGACTGAGCGGCCGGGGTCACGGTTCTGCATTATTTGCAAAAGTTAAAGAAATTCCTCAACTTATTGCAGATTCGTTTTTGGGTCCAGTTTGTAGAAGATCCAACTAGAGGGGAGGCTTTACTGGGTCTGGTCATTGCTAACAATGGGGGACTTTTTGGAACTGTTACTGTTTGTGAAAACCTTGGTAATAGCGACCATAATCTACGTCCATTCCATCtaaattgtaaaataaaacaaCCCCAGGTTGGGAGGGCAAAAATCTTCAAGGTTAAAGGCTGGAGTCCAGGATATAGATTGGGAGCAGCTATTGTCCTATAATGATACAGATGGTAAGTGGGAGAAATTTCCATCTACGTTCAGTAAGTATATAGCAACATGTATTCCTATAGGGGACCCTTATATACATCTAAAATGAATCCCCCCATAGCTTACCGCTACAGGTAAAAGGGATTGGGTCTCCATTCTTCCCGTCCCCAAGCAGACCAGGCgaggtgtgaacctagggtaagGAGGTAACATGATAAACCTTTATGACTGGCCATACCAAAATATGGGGAACAGCtgttctatgtaaaaaaaaaaaaaaaaagtcaagggagaattccctcctccctccttatTTGACATGGTTTCTTCACCATAGGAACTGTGtatctgtagaatagcctacccgAGGACCTGTTTCTTTACtgtaaggttcacatctgcgcccggattCTGTTTggagattccgttccccattcctcttgaaaaatgtggagagataaTTCCTGCAAGCAGAGCTTTTCTCTcaacattttttgggtggaaactcggtggaccccattactgtctgtgggtccacaggtttccgcgGGTAATCGTTTTATAAGCGGGTTGAGTTTCTGTTGTTTGGATCCCCAatcggacctgaagaatggaacaaGTACGAGCCTAACGTAAACTGTGCAAACTCTCTGAAGTTGATGGCACTCCAAGTTATCCTCCGCCCCTACAAGGGTTCCTTCTTCCAAGCTGGACTACTCAACGAGAGAATGGGAACTGACCCTTAAATAAGGAGATACTCCTGCCCTGAGTATTTGGGTAACACCTGATGTCACCAAGGGGTAGCAACGATGGATACAGCTTCCAGAATGTGCTAGAACACTGACCTGCGATATTAAAGTGACATGAGCATACAACGCAGAGCAAATACATCATAATACATAGTATAAGAAATAACCCACTGCACGCCAAGTCGAGGTGCACTGACTCTTTAGACTCCTAGTTTTCAATCAATAACCTCCTCCTTTGGCTTTAATATTGTAATCATctccatatatcatcattacagtcacacaaTGAAAgcttattgtatatattgtagtgcacacatacatagtataatactccacagtgacccccacacaatatattgcttcACAGTggcaccacatggtataatgctccatagtggcccctgaatagtataatatgctccacagtgactcacacacagtataatgttccaaggtcgttcctgcacagtataatatgctccacagtcagGTCCCCGggcaatataatgttccacagtggtccctgcacagtataaggcTCCACAGTAGCCTCATGCATAGTATAAtaagctccaaagtggcccctgcgcgGTATAATGTTTCACAGGGGCCCTCGCAATGTATAATGTTCAATAGTGGCCCCCGcagggtataatgctccatagtgacccccgcacaatATAATATGGATTGTGCATTCgcaatccatattatacagtgctaTATGACTGTGGACAAACTCTTTATGATGTGTACCTCCTCATTGACCCCCCCCCCaagccccattatacttacctcccTTTCCAGTTCatcaaaaatgtaatatatatatataggtcacatgacctatgtatattacagtaaaacaaaaaaaaatttgaaaacacGTTATTTAGAAAGTTGGAGGGGAGATATGGGGGGCTTACTGCAAAAATATGAATTTATCCCAGACAGCCCTTTCAAAGCATTCATCTGCACCATCTAGTATAATCCTCATCCACTACTCAGTGCACCAAGCTACTCCTTGCAAAGTTCTCTGTACACTGACTGCACCCCATCCACAGGTCTCTTGCCTACCACTCCAGCTTTGCTGTCCTAGCCTCCCCTAGATGGGCTGTGGGGAGATCTATTTATTGGGTAGGTTGGGTGAAGGGTTTTATGTCTGTGTTAGTAAAGCcttttagaaaaataataaaaaacaatatttAGGGGTTATTAGGCCTTAATTTTTTATGGCCTTTCCTCAGATTATGGCATTGGTAGAGACCCCCGACATTCTGATGTCTGAAGCAGAAATCTCCCTTCCCTATACTGCCGCTCAGCTCCCACTAACTTCAGTCAGCTCTGAGTTAAGGTGATGGCGCCCTCCACAGGATGAAGCTATCTGTTTCAGCTTTGTATGGTGTACAAGATGGCTGCAGAAAAGGTCTCCTTACAGCAGATTGGTCTGGAGTCCGGGTCCAGGataggccatagaaaaattgtagctatatggggtacagaggtatcaggAACCTGAGTGGGATCAAAACGTCCCACTGCTGCATGATATAcactataccactattctaaatgataTATTCGCTTGGGTCCTGTTACGGATTTTATAGTGGGGCTCAGGTTCTACCTCTGGCTACACCCCTGACTCCATGTAGTACATAGTAAGTTCCCATTACATGATAACCTGTATTCATTGTGTGTTTGCTTTTCACTTATAATCTTCATTCTCTTCTCCTTTTCTTCCTTTATCGGCTTCCTCTACAAATGCCGCCAGTCCTCACTACCAGGTAGTAGTAAGAAGAGACTCCACAGAATCTAGAGTACATGGCATAGAGATTCCTGCTATCAAGGCCCTTGTTAACCACTGTCCCCGGCCTGTATGTTACGAGCTGCCGCTACTACACCAACCCTCTGCATTGACACAGGGCCAAGGGTTGGGCTCACTGGTTCAGCAGGTACGCGATGCCACACAGTTTTAATTCCATGGGCAATGTTTACTGAGTAAAGCAATGAAAAATGACCTGGGAGAATATACAATGAGGTAGAAACAGAGAAGACATACGATGTAATATAGAACGGAGTATTGCAGCAAACCAACACTATACCCCTAGTTCCCAGTTACTTAAACAGGtgacagatacaagtcctttaagaacgcTATTTTCCTGGATTGggccctcgttggggtgcaccctaagtattgcacaGTACTATTTGTAATTCAATGGTTAACTTGTAATCCACAGGGAAATGCTGTCTTCCCCTTAAAGTACAGTTCTATTccttgctccagctctccacttaagagacaggccaatttcttttcttaaaataatatatatgaacTTCACATAAAtggccacttaaaggggctctatcagcataattatgccgtatgagtcccacatatgcctgaatagcctttaaaaacggTTATTCACGCACCagtaatggtattttaaaagccccccccccccattttaaactaagaccgtaaaaacatatatgcaaattatacttaccgtgcacagtgggcggttcgtgcactggtggacgtcatcttctGTCCCGCCttcttctggtgtcttcttccagcgatgccctccttccacgccttcatcttcgggttgtgtttaaatcccgcaagtgcacagtagcactccctccggagcgctactgcgcacggtCCGGTGCAATTTttgtcgtagttctaaggggaactgagcatactgagcatgctcagttctgcTTAGAACTACGCGATCGTACTGCACAGGTGCAGTACGGTCGCGAGCTTCCATTGACAAAAATGACCCGAAGACAACCCGAAGATGAAGACGTGgaaggagggcgtcgctggaagaagacactagaggaaggtgggaccgaaaatgacgtccaccagtgcatgaaccgcccactgtgcacggtaagtataatttgcatatatgtttttatggtcttagtttaaaacggggggggctTTTAgaataccattagcggtgcctgaatagcttttttaaaggctattcaagcatatgtggggctcatgcgGCATAATTTTGCCCCTTTAACTTAATGGATTGTGGGATAGTCACAACTTCAAGAAATGCAGAACCGATATGGAGATCGTTCTGTTATAGTCACTGGATCACCTCTGTCAAGCTGTCTGTGTAATGCTGCAAGAAGGACTGGTTCCacggtctggctgaagatatttgacatcAGTCATTGCTCCgacccttctctatggcagtgaggtttggggcacTGCTACCTACCCAGatcagtcaaagtgggattccagcccaacagagaccttccatctagagttctgcaagtacctcctctaTGTCCACCaaagcacctccaacatggcatgACATGACATTttcgtgaacgagccctaagactgaAGCACTGCCTCTCAACATccgtagggctagttcacatggagttccgcgtgtacacattccgtcatAGTTTctgcgacaggatgccgatgcagtgcactggcatcacgTTGCGGCATTcccctccagattaggcccaaatgaatgggctggagccTCGCACCGCAGACGCCGCAGCTTTTTCCGCTACtagtcatttttggcagcggattttgagatggattccgcgtcaaaatccactcccAAAAGACCCCAACCTCTGCCTGTTCTCTATTGAGTCACATTTTGGTAGTTAAGCAAAGCCTCCTGCATGGCTTTACCATTTCGAGACTCTCATTGGCAGTTCCTTGATTGGAACTTCAGGACCTACAGAAGACTATCTTCCAATTTAATTGGAATGCTAAGCACCTCCATATTCTTGGTTGGcgatactgtaaggattggagtcagggtcaggcagtgcaaagtgacacagctggaaagcaacactgtgcaactaatgacaaaagggattgcaggccctgcagctataactatgctgtaatatctgagatgaggcagacccatgcacttcctaattgaagtgcgcctaccacgactccttacgcttctatccggcggctaggataaggggagaggaggccctgaaagtgctagggactggagtcacgggggtcacacctaaacagaaagcacagtgtaactgcaatgcaaaacaaaagactaaacagcatggaaccagggaggaccacaagtcccagcaagacacagaagagaaggcgaggtcagacgagcaagaggtcaagtcaggagatataataaaggtaccaaatcaaaagacaagggatagtcaaaaatacaagccgggtaaataaaccaagagaacagaccgaatacaaacagacagggaatcagactgagcagggggaccaggaaacacaaagtgaatggctggcaaggatccatgcctgggtggggtttaaatagcagaagagaacacacctgatggctaatgacatggagactgaaggcaaggaaaagattaacccttaatgacctaagcacacccaatagaactcctaacacgtctcccagggagacgccgcgcagcaaggagaccgcggcgactccgtatcctgacagtacaccccctttgaggaggggcctccggaccctcaagaggaccccctggcttagtagggcaagaacgtaataacttctccaccaatctaggagcgtgaaggtctctggctgccacccaaacacgctcctctggtccataccccttccaatgtatgaggaactgaagggaattccgcactctgcgtgaatcaatgacccgttccacctcatactctagttccccctgaacgatcactggttcgggtggggaacgattgaccattgccggaacatactttttgagtagggacttatgaaaaactgggtgaatatggagggacctaggaagtgataatttgaatgacacagggttgattatttcagaaatgggatatggaccaataaaacgcggggcaaacttagaagatggaacacgaagttggagatttttagtggataaccagaccttgtcacccaccgcaaagtcaggtccagggcggcgctttctgttggcgaaatttacttgattagcctgggcttttctcagcgatgccaggctttcagcccatacagtacagagagatttagcaacgtcctctactgaggaaaaggcaaattcattgcctgttcctgaggagaatctggggtgaaaaccatagttaatgtggaaaggagacaaccgagtcgaggagttgacatgattatttagtgcaaactcagccatgggcaaatattcactccatttatcttggcaatcagacacaaagcacctcaaacaCTGTTCCAAAGGTTGATTcagtctctctgtttgaccgttagtctctgggtggaaggctgaggagaaagaaagagagactcccaacctgttacaaaaggctttccaaaacctggacacaaactgtacgcccctgtccgacaccacatttgaaggaataccatggactccgtatcctgacagataCTGACAGTGAGGGGATGCGGAGGACTGGATGTTCCACACCTTCTTCATTAATATTGAGCAACCAACCTGCATTCTATCCCATTTTGGGCAGCTTTACCAGCATACACTAGATAGGTGGAAATTGGAAAGTTGTGGCATGCTCCTGTGCATCCTAATGCCTTGCGGTGGTGTAGCCCCTTTCCCCTTGCTGGGTCCCATTTGTTTCATTAGGGCTATCTGGTCTACTTGATATCAGTTACTCCTTTGACCTCCAAGTGATACTTGATGATTTCTATCTTGTATAATTCGCTTCTCCATAGGGCCTCTGGACTAACATGGTTTGGGTAAGGACGAGGGTAAGCTTGTTCAGGATTGAGTATTTGGTTGATCTTACTATGTTGGAGATCGGGTCCTTTGACTACCTTACCTCTACCTTGGGTCTCCCCTCTGCAGAATGGCTTCACTTTCAGCAGGTAGTCCATTTTGTTCACTCACTGCATGGCTCACTAGTCTTTTACTACCTCCTTTGGAAAAATTTGCAGGGATGGCACCTCCACAACTGGCCACATCTTCTCTTTCAGACTCTCTCCTCCCCAGATGGTTCTGCTCCCCCTACTCACCAATATATGACTAAATGGGAGGAAGCAATGGGTAGGCCCATTTCCGTGGTCCGTGTGGTCTTGTCTCATGAAATCTTCTATATATGTAACCTTTAAGGAAACCCGATACAAGTATCTCATGCGCTGGTACCTCCACGTCCTCAATCAGTTGACCCCTTCTGAATGCTGGCGTTGTCATGCTGCGGTGGGCaccttatttcatattttttgggaGCGTCCTCTGATCCTGGGTTTCTGGCTAGAAATACAGACAATGACAGGTGCCCTCTTCCAACAGGGAGTCCCCTTAGATCCATTCATTTACCTTTTGAATCTCTCCCCCAGGCACTTAGGCAAGGAGACGTCTAGGATTTTTCTTGATTTATGTACTGCTGCCAAGACAGAACTGGAGGACAGTGGTCCCTCCTTCAGGCCCTGAGATTATTGCTCGGATGAAAGATAACTTGAGTTTCTTGCCAATAGCCTTAATGATACAGTAGAAGCATTTCAGTCCATATGGCCCCCTTGGAAAGGCTTCTGATCCCCTAACCGTCCTTCTCTCTTTCCCTTTTGGTTTTTCCCTTTGTCTTTGACTCTTTTGGCAATAAAATAGAAGCGCATAGAGCGCCATAAGGTTGTACTGTCGGATATAAATATAGAGAATAGATTATTATATAGGTAGGTTCTCACCATTGTGATAAGTCACAATAATAACCGGTGTAGATATTGCACAAGGATTTGTATCTGCAGCCGCAAATGTCTTGGGTAACCAATCCATATGTTGATGTCTATTGACTAAAGTAAAGTTGTTTCACAACTGTCTCTAGTTTTATTTACAAGGGCCCACTACTCATAAAGGGGCACAATGACTGACCTGCCCATCATTTATCCCATCAGAGATCTCACTCTTTATTATTTCTGCAAATCAGTAGTGATCTAATGTTGACATGGGGCGCCCCGACTGTATGTCCTGGACTAGTGACCCACCTTGCACTATATACTGTCTGACTGTATTGCTATACTGTGACTGTGATCATGTATATATGTTATTCTATGTGTTGCATAAAGTGATAGAAACACGAATTTCCCTCTGGGATTAATAAagatttctattctattctagtcAATGATATCACAGGGTAAAGATTCTCCATGACTTTCATTTTCTAAACTTTTTCTCTCATTTAACTGTTACAGAAATCTTGGCAAGGAAACATTTTCAAGGGACAACATGAAAGGCAAATTTTTTGCTTTATGTCTGATGGCCTTCGCGTTTTTGTTTGGTTACTTCTTCTGCTACCAAAGTAAAATAGAAGTTATCAGCAAGCGGACTCAACATTATGTAAAATTACAGGAGAGAAATAAGCCTGTAAATAATAAGACTTACCCGGCTTTCCGGCACCCCCTGGCTCCTCCGTACCCATATCCATACAAGTTCCTCATTAACCAACCAGACAAGTGCAAGAACCGGAAGCCTTACCTCGTTATAATGGTGTGTGTAGCTAGCCATGATGTGGCGTCTAGACGTACGATCCGGGAAACATGGGGTAACGAAAGTATTTATGATGTTGATGTGGTCAGGATATTTCTGGTGGGTCTACCTCAGGTTTCCCCTGACCAAACCCAGAGGTTGTTGGAGGAAGAAAGTGAAGCTTTTGGAGACGTCATCCAACAAGACTTCATGGACACCTATAACAACTTGACATTGAAAACCTTGATGGGTATGGAATGGGTGACCAAATTCTGTTCTTCTGCCAGCTATGTCATGAAGGTAGATGGCgacatatttttaaatgtagactaCTTGGTCCATGAACTACTTCATCCAGACTTACCGGTGCGTAACAATTACTATACAGGACAATTATATTTCAATGCTAGACCTTGTAGGAACAAGGGTGATAAGTGGTACTTGCCTAAGGAAATCTATCCCAATAACACCTACCCACCATACTGTGCAGGTCCAGGATATGTCTTTTCAGCAGATTTGGCAAAAAAAATCTATGATGTGGCCCAAGAAATTAGGGTTATCCACATAGAAGATGTATTTATAGGACTTTGTTTGTATGAGCTCCATATTCTACCTACCGACCCCCCTAAAGATAAATTTAATACTGACAGAATTGAGTATGACATTTGCAAGTTCAAGAACGTCATCATAGTGCACCATTATGCTGGAAAAGAGTTACGATCTGTATGGGCAGACTTTTGGGCCAAAAAATCCCAGAAGtgctaagaaaaaaaattatattttatatgaaTCAAAAAAtggactggagaaaaaaaaatcacataaaaattCAGAAGACTTGTTATGATTGAAATGTATACGGACGTGGTGCAATATATGGCCAGTAGTAGTCTGATTTTGAACTTTTAGCCCATTTCATATTGGAGTTTGGAGCTGGGCGCCATATTGTTCAGTCTGCAGCCATGGACTTTAATCGGAGTCATATAATTGTAAATATTTCCTTTGGTACCATAGGGAGATGGGCACATACTAAATGATTC includes the following:
- the LOC142202710 gene encoding beta-1,3-galactosyltransferase 2-like, which gives rise to MAGTETGDQKETLRGSKQGPESNVTLQLQFQHSNADPEREKRRLDLPCNPESVRCIWDNGWQYWSLLQCTVSHMYALLEQEFQGDYHSRRCDHVTYLEAHGRIRFWVQFVEDPTRGEALLGLVIANNGGLFGTVTVCENLGNSDHNLRPFHLNCKIKQPQIMALVETPDILMSEAEISLPYTAAQLPLTSVSSELRNLGKETFSRDNMKGKFFALCLMAFAFLFGYFFCYQSKIEVISKRTQHYVKLQERNKPVNNKTYPAFRHPLAPPYPYPYKFLINQPDKCKNRKPYLVIMVCVASHDVASRRTIRETWGNESIYDVDVVRIFLVGLPQVSPDQTQRLLEEESEAFGDVIQQDFMDTYNNLTLKTLMGMEWVTKFCSSASYVMKVDGDIFLNVDYLVHELLHPDLPVRNNYYTGQLYFNARPCRNKGDKWYLPKEIYPNNTYPPYCAGPGYVFSADLAKKIYDVAQEIRVIHIEDVFIGLCLYELHILPTDPPKDKFNTDRIEYDICKFKNVIIVHHYAGKELRSVWADFWAKKSQKC